From the genome of Eremothecium gossypii ATCC 10895 chromosome I, complete sequence:
GCATGAGCATCCGGCTTGCCGCCGAAGAAGCGCTCGTAGAAGTGGTGCAGCTCAAAGCAGACCTCGACGGTAATCAAATAGATGATAATCCATTCTAGTCTGGTACTTTTCTTCTCATTAAGCACCGACATCAGCGCACGGGATTCATCTGTAGCGTAATCAAGTTTTTTGTTTAGAATGCTAATACGAGCGGGCACATCCAGATTCCTAGAGACCTGTTTATAGATGGTCTCTAATGTTGGTTCGCTCCAGTACAAGTCAGGAGTCTCAATTAGTTCGGAGTAAAGGTTTAGTTTCCCACGCATGAGAAATAATCTGCCCGTGCTTTTTAATATCTCAGCCTCTGTGATGTTGAGCCTATTACCTTTGGAGAGCAATTCCGTAAAGCTTCTTGTGCTCTCAATATGCGCTTCCATGTTCCGCTCCAATACAGCGAGCATGGTACTGCGGGAAATACCGCTCGAGAACGCAGCCTTGTCCAGCATATCCTTGTCCCCCGATGTCCTGTCCACAACGATCAAGTCCTCCTTAATGAAGCTTTGCTCTAACCCACTTACGTTTACTAAGCTAGATATTTGGCTCCACTCTTCCTTAGATTCAATCTCCACATAGTCGAGGTCTTCGCTTTCATACAGTGATTGCGGGAGCGGATTAGTTCGGGCCCCATCAATAAGAGGCAATATATGTTGCTTGTGTGAGGCCTCATCAAATCCCCATGAAACGACACTACCATTTTGTCCAATGACCATTACATCACCTTGTAAGCCCTCGTAGAAGTACTTGAACGTCACAATTTCATTGGGTATCAGGTTAACTGGTTGATAACCCTTCTGGAAAAGCAACTCAATGACTTTATTCAGATCATAAGACTCTGAAGTAGTTATTGCTGTTACTGGCTTAATGGACATCTGCTTGGAGACTCTATGGGCTAATGGATGTGACTTGTCCTCCGTTATCTTCCAAGGCCCATCGGGCAAAACTGACCTCCGCAGGGAGCGCGCAATTGGTTTCGCTGAGGCTGAGTTAGAAGCATACCTATAGCCTTGCGCAGTTGCCACGAGCAGTCTCGTAAACCTACCTAACATACGTAGTTTGTGAGAGTGATTCTTGCTCAGAATGGTTTTATGCAATCTGTGTAATTAAAAGTTTAGTTGAAGAAAACGAGGACAGTCCGCAGCTCGAATAAGTGAACATACATTTTAGACTAACATGGTCTTATTTATATAACTATATCCTTCTAAAAACAATAGGTAGCCAATTAGAAATTACCACACATCTTCCTGGTACTTACCGGTAGTCTTGAATTGCTTGAGAATCTCAGAGGACTCTTCCTCAGAGATATTTTTCCCTCTTCTCAATATATCGATTAGTGTCCGGTGAACATCCTGTGACATGCCCTTAGCATCACCACAGACATATATGAATGCGCCCTTGTTAATTAGTTCTAGTACTTCATTTTCGCGCTCCAAGAGATGATCCTGAACGTATACCTTCTTCTTATTCGGAATTCTAGAATAAGCGACCATTAACTCAAAAGAACTGCCAAGTTCTTTGGCATAGACGGGCCATTCATCATGGTATAGAAAATCGGCGTCATCCCGGCATCCATAGAAAAGGAGATGCTTTCCCAGCTTAACGTTTTCCTGGTTTTTCAGGAAGCTGATACGCTCGCGAATAAAGCCGCGGAATGGGGCTACACCAGTACCTGGACCGACCATAATAACTGGAGTACTTGGGTTTGATGGCAACCGGAAAGTCGACCGGCGTACATGTACAGGGAGTTTATAATTCTGGTATAAGTCACGGGGGCCAGCTAGATTGTAATGCACCGGCAAAGACGAGGCGGCGATGTCCTCCTTGGTACGGGTCAAGTGGATGTGTCTGAGCAGATTGGTGGTAACACCGGTTACAGGACCTAATGATGATACCTCAGGGTTTGGATAGTTTTCAACTACGGCAGTGATGTGCACAGTCTGCTTGTCGGAGGATGATGACGAAGAAATCGAATAGTAACGGGGCTGCATGTGCGGCACGGTTTCGATTAAAAACTCCCATGGGACCTGGGTCCACTTTTTGCCGCTGGAGAGGTATAGCAAAGCATCTGCCAAATCCATACACTTGGATGTGATCTCTTTAGCATACTTTTCCTTGTTTTTAGATAGCGCTTGTAATCTCTCCTTTAATTGCTCCTCTGTAACATATTGGAGTAAAGAGCCAATGACCTGTCTGGATACTGGGCCAGATATCTCCAAGTAGTATCTGACTGCCGCACCAATTGTTGTTGGAACAGGGAATGGCGGTTTGATGGTAATATCCTTGGGCTTCAAGTCAAAAATGGTCGTCGGATCAAGACCAAACGTCGTTAGGAACTTCTCTACTTTTTCATCCGGATTGGATGGCCACACACCAAGATGATCACCTGTAGAGTACTTGAGGTTGGAGCCTGAAAGATCAAACTCCACATGAATACAGTTGCGGTCCTTCTTTTTGAATAACTCCTTTGTGCTGGTAATGGGAGCTACATAAGGGTGCGTTGCATCAAAAGGTCCCAACTGCATGTTTTCTTTCTTCGCAAGCGTTTTGCCTGGAAGATATTGGCTGTTAGGTTCACCCAGGGAAATAGAACCCATCAAATCCTGGGGTAGTACCTTGTACTCATAACTGGATATAAATGAGACCTCTTTCTCATGTAGCGCCAATGCGTCTTTCAGCTCCTCCAAGATATCGTCCTTCCAGGCCATGTAATCCTCGTCAGTCGTTCCAGCGCCGTCGTCAGCCTTCCCAAAAGTACCCAGCATACGTGCTCCCGCCTGCTTCAATAGCTTCTGAGTCTTTTCGGCAGCGCCGTTGTAGAATTCGTAGGTGGAGTTGCCAAGACCGAACATCGTATAACGGACATTGCCGAGATCTCCCTCTTCCAAAACCTGCAGCCATTCCTCGAATTCTAGCCCGCCATCTGGCAGGTCGCCCTCGCCGTAAGTAGACACGAAGAACGACACAATCACATCCTTGGGCAATGAGTTCAAGTTATCGAAGTCGTAGTTCTCAACGTCGACACACATAACGTTTAGAGAGTATTTGGCTGCCAACTCTTTTGCAAATTTCTTGGCGTAATCCTCTCCAGTACCAGTCTGGGACGCATAGACAACCAGGTAATCCTTTTTATTCTCCCTCAGAACCTCAACGATGTCCCGCGAGCTGGACTGCACGGCTAACGCCGAATCATCCGCTGCAAATAGCTCTTTGAGCACATCCAGCTTCAGATAAGCGACTACTGCTAGCGCTAACGCACATATGACAGCAAAATCTAATTTGTCAAACTTCAGTGCCATTATGGATCGTACTACCTGTTCTTCAAACGCCGACAGTATAGTTTCGGTTAGACAAATTTGTCGATGTCAAGCCCACCTTATGCTAGAATTGTTCAGAAAGTCCAAAACTAGCGCTGCTACCTAATTGGCACCCGTTTCTCAATCGATGGAAGAATAGACTGGGAAAGGATTGTTACAATTACCAACAAAACCAAGCAATTATATGTGCACAAGCCACCTTCCAGCTGGACCAGGCCCAGCTTAGAGAAAGTCGGACGGCACATCCTCGCGAAAGGCTTTAAACGGCCAGGGTGCAATGGTTAAACGAAAGGGAATTTCGTTATATACACACGTGATTAGCACGTGACCATAGAATATTCAGGTGTCGGAGGCCGAGAACGGCCGCTCAGATACTGTAGGCATCTCCGATGGAAAGGGCGATAGACTCCCGAAGCGATTGGACGGCAGTCTGTTCGAGCCCCAACAAACGTTGGCACATTTCCACGAGCGACTCCTGCGGAAATTCAACTTGCGTACGGCGGTCCACACTGTAAAAGATCGAGTCCAGCGCGCCTGTTTCGGAGGCAGCCGGCGCCGTCCTTTGAATGTATTCCAGCCGGACCATATACGAGAGGACGTCCTGTATGCGCATGTTAATGATCGGAACGGCGTATCCATCGGTGGGGATGCCGAACTTTGCAAGGTGTgtcagcagctcctgctccaaGGCATTATTCTTGGAGAACAGTATGATGCAAATGACCACAGCCATGATCCCCTGAAGAGCGAGGATCTGATCTGTGTCGAACTGGCTAGTGAGAGTGTGGTCAGTTTCCGTGCCGGGTTCGTACTGTCCACTGCCTAGTCTCTTAACGTAGAGCTGCCGGCTCTGGTCCAGCACCATCTGCATGTATGCGGGCGGGGCCTTGATAGTACTACAGAGTATGAAGCGGTCGCCCTTGAATCCCAAATCTGTGATAGGTGTGGAGCCGGGATCGCCATCCGCAGCCTCGGCATCGCCAGTCCTGGAGGCCTTGTTCGAGGCGCTTTTCTTGTTGGGAATACCCACGAGCCTGAACCCGTATACTTCTTCGAGAACGGCGTTTGCCTCATCGAATATCTTCGCATATTTGGTGGTAGTGATGTTTTCAGCGGCCGCTATGTCGCGTGCCGCATTCGTAAACCTGGTCTTCGTGAGCACTGTCGAACGCACCTGGGACTCACACTGAGACAGTACGAAGCGCACCACATTACATACTAGCGGACTTCGAGTTTCGGCTGCCTCAGCCTCGTCACTCATTCTGATGATACCTTTCTGTTCTCCAAAGTATGCCTATTGATGAAGCACCTTAACAATTCGGACGGCAGCCTAGCTAAACTGCACCGGAAAGCAAAAAAGGTCCTACCCGGATTCGAACCGGGGTTGTTCGGATCAAAACCGAAAGTGATGACCACTACACTATAGGACCCGAAGCAACTGAAAAGATGGTGGGTGTTACTTATAAGATTAGGAATGGCCTCCAGGTACGCCAAGAATAGCTTATGCCAGTGTGGATCTTTATGGACGCAGCAGGCCACGTTGAATCCCTAGCAATACTCTTATCGCTACCATAGTTGATCACGTGCTCTTACATGCCGTTATGCCCTGCAGCCTATAGGGCCAAGGAGAACGTAGACGTTAGCCAATTACATATATCaagagctgctgcagtgCGCGGGTAGGCCAGTCAGTGCACCACGAGTCGAACAATATCCCCCTGCTAGACCCGCACAGACTCGGCTGCGTGACTATTTGAGCTTAGGCTAAGAGCCAACGCATGACGGCTTTTCAAGCATGTGATCAGCGGACGGAGAGTGGTTGGCAAAGGAGGTACTACTTTGCCATGTGGTTGTTGGCGGTAAAAGTTCGGTCGATTTGAGCAGCGATACATTTTCGAGTACGTGGAAAAAACCACATTAAAAAGGGAGGCTTCCCGCAAATACCACGTTGCCTACCTATAGGTGACTATAGTTTAAGCCATCCAGCTAGCTCCAGTTTAGGGTGCTGTATCAACCGCCTCGCGAAGGGATATTATCACTGCCAAGCTTGGGTTTTGATAGGGAGCGCTTAATTGACGAAAAAGAGGGAATACTAGGTGGCCCAAGTTCGCTAAGAGTCTATGACATGTCGAGGACGGGGATGCCAGTGATCAACTTTATAAACTTCAACCAGACGGGAACATGTATCTCTATGGGGACATCAGAGGGGCTGAAAATCTTCAACTGCGATCCTTTTGGGAGATTCTATTCGGATGAGGATGGAGGATGTGGCATCGTGGAGATGCTGTTTTCAACGTCGCTGCTGGCAGTGGTAGGGATAGGAGATAACCCGTCTATGTcgccgcggcggctgcggatTCTGAATACGAAGAGGCACTCGGTGATCTGTGAGGTCACCTTTCCGACGACTATCCTGGCTGTGAAGATGAACCGCTCGAGGTTGGTGGTATTACTTCAGGAGCAGATATACATATACGACATTAATAGCATGAGGCTTCTCTACACGATTGAGACGTCTTCGAATCCGCGCGGACTTATTTCCATGTCTCCGAGTCTGGAAAACAACTACCTGGCTTACCCGTCACCTCCCAAAGTAATCAATTCCGGAATCAAGAGCAATGCGAATACGAACAATATCGGCATATCTGCTAGGAGTTCTATAGCTGAAGGTGGCTCTGAATATCTGGATAAGGGGACGGAGCCGCTCACCGATAGCAGCAAGGCCGGTGCCGATTTGAACTCCGTGAAGGCAAGTACAGAGACCACTATCTCCCCTGGGAAAGAGCATAGTGCTGGAAGTGGGTTGAATGCCACTTCAAGTAGCGGGACGGTGAAAAATGGTGATGTTATTTTCTTCAACTTACAGACGCTGCAGCCGACGATGGTGATTGAAGCGCATAAGGGCGAGATCGCTGCTCTTGCCCTGAGTAAAGACGGTACTTTACTAGCTACTGCATCTGAAAAAGGTACTATAATTCGTGTCTTTTCGGTCGAAACGTGCACCAAGGTTTATCAATTCCGGAGAGGGACTTATCCTACACGAATATACTCGCTGAACTTTAGCGATGACAACGAATTCCTTGCTGCAAGTTCGTCTAATAAGACTGTACATATATTCAAGCTAGGTAAACCGAATGCGGAAAACTCCAGCGCAGCCGCTACAAATAGTGATGATGATGAAGGAGAAGCGGACTCGGATGACGGCGCCGATGACGACGGAGTTGGTGATAGCGACGACACAAGGTCTACTGTAAGCATCGAATCATTTGACAATGGGTCACACCAAACTCGAGAACCAATTGTAGACTCAAGCAGAAAAACTGTCGGACGGATGATCCGGAAATCGTCCCAGAATCTTTCGCGCAAGGCAGCTAAAGCGTTAGGCAGCTATTTCCCGAAGAAGGTCACCTCCATCCTAGAGCCGCGGCGTCATTTTGCGAGCCTAAAGATCCCCATTGAGAGTGGTAGCAACTTGAAGACCATTTGTACTATTGGCGAGCCTTTGACGCTAGACATCTCTGACTACCCAGAATTATTCAGCGGATCTCGGACAATGGCACAGAGCGCAAGTATTTCAGCGAACTCGTCTGACTCTTCCTTGACTAGGAATTCCAACTTTGTCAAAATGATCCCCATCAGGGTCGTTTCCAGCGAAGGATATATGTATAACTATGTACTTGACCCAGAGCGGGGCGGTGACTGTCTGCTTCTTAGCCAGTACCCGCTGCTCATGGATTGACTCGCAAAGACCTTCTGGCAATCCTCTAATATTGACTGGGGGTTCTACGAGAACCCTGGAATTCATCCTCGTATAAATGAGCTCAGTAAACACCAACGCAGCTCTCATGTGAACACACACGCATACGCACAGGAAAAGAATATAAGTACCTAACTTTTAAGCAGAGGGACAATCTGCATCTACTTTCTTGAGGCGAGCAAGTCGTTGCCAAGCTTTAGAGCGTTATGTGCGTCAGCAGTGTCCTCGTCGCCATTGTAGCCATTGACGAAATCCTTTAGGTCGTTGTAAAACTGCTGAACCTTTTCGTAAAACCTTGGTAGAAGCCGCTCTGTGTCCTGCATAACCTCAATCTGTTTTTTAAGTTCATAGGGATCAACTGATGCGTCCCTCTTCAATAGTTCTACACGTTCTCTCTGTTCTCTGAGCTCATCCTGATAGTACTTTTCCTCCTTTATCAATCTTTGGAGAGCACGAACCTTGATTTCTAGCTGAGTTGGCGCCATTTCAAAGAGACTGCTCTTGTTACAAGATCAGCCAATCGTACTCCCTTGTGCTGACACTAAGTTGGATAAATCAGGCGCTAATGTGGCCCTTTTGAACATGCGACATACATCATCAAGCACGGACGACCGAGCAAATGAATCCGACAGCACTGACACCCGTGGTATTGGCAGCGGATAGGCGTTTGTACCAATTCAATAGCTTCATTACTTTTTGAACGTCCATTCCATGTGTGTGTGCGAAGGTAGCGTCCTATTCCTTTAAATACTGCTATATACATGCGTGCGAAGCTTCATTTAACGAAGTTCACAGAGTGCTGGGACTCCCATTCCTTCACTGCGCGTTCCCATTCATCATCCTGGTTGACATCAACTTCTTTCTCCAGAAGCTCATGCTCCTCAAGTAACTTCTTGCGCCTAGCCTCTTCCTCCTTGTCATAAAAGTCCTTGTTGTCGATCCATCTGTCCTGAATGTCATATTCAATTGCAGCAGTGCCCTGGCGGGTTGCCTCCGCCCACACAGTATCGCCACCAACTTCGGAGGCACCAAAAATATAACCATTGGCCTTGTCGATTGCGCTTTGCAAGTTGATCATGCTCTGTTTGTCATCGACGCAAAGCACCTCGAAGGCGACCAGGTTGAAGTCCGAAACCACCTCTCCTATGGCCTCCGTTAGTCGGCGGTACCTCAACGCCTTGGCTCCCTTGTGTTCGCGTTCAATATGCGGTTGCAGATACTCCAAGTCTTGCACCTCGGTATAGTAGTCGAGCCGGAACGGCAGGTCGCCGTACGAGCTCAGCATATCGATCTTAGAGAGAACGTTAATATGGGGCAGGTCCATCATCAACATTGAgcgcagcgccagcagcagtaCCGAGACATACTGCGACGGCGATGTAATGTAGATGCTGTCCATCAAGTTCACCACGCACACTCGTAGGTCCAAGTCGCgcaccagctgctggaaTATCTTGGAGAGCGCCGAGTGATGCGTGAACAGCTCCACCTGACCGGGGCAGTCAAAGACGAGATATGCGTTCTCATCCTTGACCAGCGTCTTGATCTGCAGCGCAAACAGCGACAGTGAGTGCTCCACCGACTCAAACGCATACACCAGCCCTCCGTTGGGCCCCAGGTGCTGCTCGTTCATGATTTCCTCCAGAGTAATAAAGTCTCGAATGTCTACATCGCATTGGTAGGGCAGCGAGTCGTTTGCAGGGTCCATGTTCACGATCCGAGCGTGTCTGCCGATGGCATTAAAGAACTGGCTGCACCCATTACAGTATGTCGACTTCCCAGACCCCGGTGGACCTATCACAATCTGTCCATACGCCATAATATACCGATAAACACTTGCTGAGCACGGAATATCCTCTTGGTGGAAATGTGTTGGCTGCTGATGAAGCTCATCATTGCTCCTCTAGCTGGATTAAAAATTCAAGTCATCATGCACGTTAGACATAGCGATCTACTAAAATCACGGTGGCAAACGGTAATCTAAGGTGGAATACCCTCGTGCAAGCAAGTTCTGTCACCAGTGTCGGTTGTTGCTATCAGGATTCTGAGTACAATATTACAGGATGTCGGTTAATTATGAGCAAGTAAATGTTGCGCCCCTGGTTCTGTTGTCAGTGTTGGATCATTACAAGCGCATGAATACCCCAGACAACAAGCGGTGCGTTGGGGTGCTCTTGGGCGACAATTCAGGGTCGACGATCAAGGTCACCAACTCATTTGCATTGCCATTTGAGGAGGATGAGAAGAACCCTGACGTGTGGTTCCTGGACCACAACTACATAGAAAACATGAACGACATGTGCAAGAAGATCAACGCGAAGGAAAAGATGATTGGCTGGTACCACAGTGGCCCGAAGTTGAGGTCGTCCGACTTGAAGATCAATGGGCTATTTAAAAAATACACACAGGGGAACTCGCTGTTACTAATTGTGGACGTAAAACAACAGGGCGTCGGATTGCCCACGGACGCGTACATGGCGATAGAAGAAGTCAAGGACGACGGCTCCTCGACGGAGCGCACTTTTGTGCATCTGCCCACGGCAATTGAGGCCGAGGAGGCTGAGGAGATTGGGGTGGAgcacctgctgcgcgaTGTGCGCGACCAGGCTGCAGGTAACCTGTCCCTAAGGCTGACCAACCAGCTGAAGTCCCTGCAGGGGCTGCAGCGCAAGCTGCGGGACATCGTAGCCTACCTCGACAAGGTCAACAGCGGCCAACTCCCCGCGAACCACATTATCCTGGGCAAGCTACAGGACGTCTTCAACCTCTTGCCAAACCTAGGCTCCCCCGATGAAGAAGCCCCTGCCACAAAGAAGGACGATGTTCTTGCCTCCTCCAACACTCTGCAGAAGGCTCTGACTGTGAAGACCAACGACGAGCTGATGGTCATATATATTAGCAATCTGATGAGGGCCATCATTGCCTTTGACAACTTGATTGAGAACAAAATCAAGAACAAAAAGCTACAAGAGGCCAAGCGCGATCCCGAGCCTGAAGAGGCCACCAAGGAGGAAATTCAACAGCAGGAATCGGCCAAGGCTTAGATTATAGTCTAGCAACCTATGTAGCACCTAACTGCAATTAAATCTGTATTTTAGTTTTTTCTGCGATCATCTAAAATCTGCCTGTATTCTAAAGAGATCGAATCTTCCGATTGCAGGACGCTAAAAAAGTCAGAGTTCTGCGCATAGGCATGGTAGGTCTGTTACGTGAGGGCGTTCATAGAATAAAGACACCTGGATAGGATAGTAGTGCTGTATTACAGTACTAGCTTAACTGAAAGATATGCCTGCTTTATGTGCCACATATCTTATACATTCTGGCAATCTCAGGGCTTGTCTGCGCATTGTACCATTAACAAAGCCATCGGTGGTGATCGCCTATCGACATCTGTCTAAAAGCTCCAGCAAGATagctcctgctgcagcgctGAATACTGCTCCCATCGAATTTACACCGAACACATCAGCTGCATCATTACATGAGCGATCGACAGTTATCAAAGATGCAGCTAGAAGTGCGCTCAGATGCAACGATACGACGCCCACACCCGCACTGCCATTTGACGTGAAGCGGGTAGATAAAGCTAATCGCGCTGCGGGACGAAAACTGCCCGCTGCAAGCGGTGTTCTTTCCGCATATGCTCTTATGGGTCCGTACATTCAGCTGGCGAAACCCAGGCTTACGGTGCTGGTAATGCTGAGCGCGATCTGCTCTTACGCCCTGTCGCCATATCCTGCGACTGTCTTGGAGTTACTGTCGCTCACAGTCGGAACCACACTGTGCTCTGCTGCTGCAAATGGCATTAACATGGGCAGGGAGCCAGACTTTGACAGGCAGATGATGAGAACACAGGCGCGCCCCGTCGTCCGCGGACTGGTCACACCAATGCAAGCATACAAGTTCTCTGCAGTATCAGGAGTTATTGGAACTGCCATCCTATATGCAGGCGTTAACCCAACCGTTGCTCTCTTGGGTGCTTCCAACATCGTTCTGTACAGTTGGTTCTACACATCTCTAAAGAGAAAACACATCATCAACACGTGGTTTGGGGCCATTACGGGGGCTATACCACCTTTAATGGGCTGGGCAGCTGCAAGTCCTCTAACCCACCCCGGTTGTTGGTGTTTAGCTGGTCTACTATACGCTTGGCAGTTTCCTCATTTCAATACATTAAGCCACAACATTAGAAATGAATACAAGAACGCAGGCCATGTCATGACCGCTTGGAAAAACCCAAAGCTAAATGCACGTGTGGCACTACGTTATTCTCTGTTGATGTTCCCTCTCTGCTTTGGACTTTCATATTATGGAATCACGGACTGGACGTACCAGATCGATTCTGCTCTGGTCAATGGCTGGATGTCCTTCTGGGCATTCaagttttggtggcagcagcggTACAACTACTCGAAGAAAGTTTACAACAACAAGGCCGAGTTCAATAAAGGGATGGTTTTGGCCAACGTGTATGCGCGCAAGACGTTTTGGGTCAGCGTATTGCACCTACCAGCTGTATTAATATTAGCAATTGTGCACAAGAAGGGCCGGTGGGATTGGCTATTTAGCGACGAAGGCAAGCTTGTAGCATGAGCAACAACCTGCCAAATTATTTATGCCTCCAAAAACATGTCATCATAGTTCGCTGTATATATCTCTTATATCACTCGTGTCTATTGCCAATATAAACATAGAGCCAGTCACAAACACACCAATGACTACAGGAATGATCTCCATGTATAATGATATGCTGCCAAAATGTTCAACTATTTCATAATGCGCTATACTCGGACTACCTAACGTTCAAAAAGATCGTCCCCCTCGTACTCTTCCTCGTTATACATCTCACTTTGATCCGTGGATTCCTCGGATGAGCTGGTATCCATGTCGCTGTCATCAAATTCGTTTTCACCTTCAATGTAAATATTTGCCAGAGTCTCCCCCTTCAATACAGTCCTTGGGGCTACAGAATAGTACCCTTCCACGTAACAGTTTGTGAGCTTAGTCTTCTTCCCCACCTTACCGAACTTCCCAACAATGACATTTTCCAAGGTTACTTCATCATCTATCTCTGCGCCATCCAAAAGAATGGAGCCTACGATGCGGCAACGGTTTCCTATTTTACAGTTTGCACCAACGACAGAGCGTTTCACATTTGTCTTCCCCAAGATGGTGCAAGAAGCGCCTATCACTGAGTCTGCGCCAATTGCAGATGAGCTGCCAGTAACAGGTACAGTATGGCTGGTTGATGCAGACTTGATCTTTAGGATATACCTGTTGGCCTCCATGTAAGCGCTCAGATTGTTTGCCCTGATGAATATACCCACATCCGGCATGATGAAAATGCTCACCGTCTCCCGTGGCCGAGAATGCTGCCAGGAACGGCGTGCAATATCGCGGAACAACTTTGCAAAAGATTTACGTCCATTCATAGGATCTTTCACCATCTTGGTCTTATTGCGGAAATATGAAGGCCGGATCTGGTTGGGGTTCCTCGACCCGACCTCATCTTCACTGTCGCTGCCATCGCTATCCGCAGCAACAGCGGAATCATCTGTGGACAGCAGATGTACCAGCTCGTGCGAACAGAAGTAGATGTATGAGTTCAAAAGTTTCACGGAAACCGTGGAGTTGGGGTACCGCCATAGCATCTGCGACCGCATCTTCAGATATTTGGTCTTCTCTACGTCCTCTCTGGAGTATATATCCAGCAGCACCGGCTGTTTCATAGAGTCCTCGTTGTCGGTGTAAACGGTGAAAAACTTCTTTATCTGCTTCTTGTCAATGTTCTCGAATGCGTTTTGGTAGTACACCGCCATCGCCAAGCTGTCGTGGTCCCGGTTCAGGTACTGGTCGAGGAAGATCTGCGGCGGGATGTTCGTGATGAAGTCGCAAGGCAGCAGCACAAAGTCGCCCGTGATCCTCTCCAGCAGTTCCTGCTGCAGTATCTCGCCCGTGAACTCGCTCTTTGCGCCAATGAACTGGATTGGCGCGGGCTTGCGCAGGTAGTGTGTGTGGAAGCCGCCCACATTCTTGCTCAGTACGTCGTAGCACTCTTCTCGGAACTGCATGAACCCTGCAAGGCCCTCCTGCATGACTTCTTCGTCCCCTTCGTCCACCACAATGTTGATTTC
Proteins encoded in this window:
- the GPN2 gene encoding GTPase GPN2 (Syntenic homolog of Saccharomyces cerevisiae YOR262W), translated to MAYGQIVIGPPGSGKSTYCNGCSQFFNAIGRHARIVNMDPANDSLPYQCDVDIRDFITLEEIMNEQHLGPNGGLVYAFESVEHSLSLFALQIKTLVKDENAYLVFDCPGQVELFTHHSALSKIFQQLVRDLDLRVCVVNLMDSIYITSPSQYVSVLLLALRSMLMMDLPHINVLSKIDMLSSYGDLPFRLDYYTEVQDLEYLQPHIEREHKGAKALRYRRLTEAIGEVVSDFNLVAFEVLCVDDKQSMINLQSAIDKANGYIFGASEVGGDTVWAEATRQGTAAIEYDIQDRWIDNKDFYDKEEEARRKKLLEEHELLEKEVDVNQDDEWERAVKEWESQHSVNFVK
- the RPN8 gene encoding proteasome regulatory particle lid subunit RPN8 (Syntenic homolog of Saccharomyces cerevisiae YOR261C (RPN8)) — protein: MSVNYEQVNVAPLVLLSVLDHYKRMNTPDNKRCVGVLLGDNSGSTIKVTNSFALPFEEDEKNPDVWFLDHNYIENMNDMCKKINAKEKMIGWYHSGPKLRSSDLKINGLFKKYTQGNSLLLIVDVKQQGVGLPTDAYMAIEEVKDDGSSTERTFVHLPTAIEAEEAEEIGVEHLLRDVRDQAAGNLSLRLTNQLKSLQGLQRKLRDIVAYLDKVNSGQLPANHIILGKLQDVFNLLPNLGSPDEEAPATKKDDVLASSNTLQKALTVKTNDELMVIYISNLMRAIIAFDNLIENKIKNKKLQEAKRDPEPEEATKEEIQQQESAKA
- the COX10 gene encoding protoheme IX farnesyltransferase (Syntenic homolog of Saccharomyces cerevisiae YPL172C (COX10)), translating into MPALCATYLIHSGNLRACLRIVPLTKPSVVIAYRHLSKSSSKIAPAAALNTAPIEFTPNTSAASLHERSTVIKDAARSALRCNDTTPTPALPFDVKRVDKANRAAGRKLPAASGVLSAYALMGPYIQLAKPRLTVLVMLSAICSYALSPYPATVLELLSLTVGTTLCSAAANGINMGREPDFDRQMMRTQARPVVRGLVTPMQAYKFSAVSGVIGTAILYAGVNPTVALLGASNIVLYSWFYTSLKRKHIINTWFGAITGAIPPLMGWAAASPLTHPGCWCLAGLLYAWQFPHFNTLSHNIRNEYKNAGHVMTAWKNPKLNARVALRYSLLMFPLCFGLSYYGITDWTYQIDSALVNGWMSFWAFKFWWQQRYNYSKKVYNNKAEFNKGMVLANVYARKTFWVSVLHLPAVLILAIVHKKGRWDWLFSDEGKLVA
- the GCD1 gene encoding translation initiation factor eIF2B subunit gamma (Syntenic homolog of Saccharomyces cerevisiae YOR260W (GCD1)), which produces MNFQAFVFCGKGLKLAPFSNTRGDKGMPKPLLPVANRAMLEYVLDWCDQAQFKEINIVVDEGDEEVMQEGLAGFMQFREECYDVLSKNVGGFHTHYLRKPAPIQFIGAKSEFTGEILQQELLERITGDFVLLPCDFITNIPPQIFLDQYLNRDHDSLAMAVYYQNAFENIDKKQIKKFFTVYTDNEDSMKQPVLLDIYSREDVEKTKYLKMRSQMLWRYPNSTVSVKLLNSYIYFCSHELVHLLSTDDSAVAADSDGSDSEDEVGSRNPNQIRPSYFRNKTKMVKDPMNGRKSFAKLFRDIARRSWQHSRPRETVSIFIMPDVGIFIRANNLSAYMEANRYILKIKSASTSHTVPVTGSSSAIGADSVIGASCTILGKTNVKRSVVGANCKIGNRCRIVGSILLDGAEIDDEVTLENVIVGKFGKVGKKTKLTNCYVEGYYSVAPRTVLKGETLANIYIEGENEFDDSDMDTSSSEESTDQSEMYNEEEYEGDDLFER